In Macaca fascicularis isolate 582-1 chromosome 12, T2T-MFA8v1.1, the genomic stretch ATCCCTGCCCTTTTCCCCTTACGGTGTCTTTGGTTCGCAGCGTGGGAGCTGCGCTGGCCTGCGGCGTGCTGCCTCCCTTTCCCGCGGCCCGGCCTCTCTGCTGCTCTGGCACCTGTGTCCCGGCTGGCACAGAGAGTGGCTCCGGGAGGCCGGGGTGTGCGGCCCGGCCAGGAGGCTGCAGACAGGAGGCTGCACTGTGCGTGTGGCGGGGGAGGGGGCACCGCCTGTGCCTGGAGGGGTCTTGTGTGGAGAGCAAGGTCTCCACTGACACTTTCTCCTTAAACCAAAGGAACATTAACTTTCCCTTGGGGAGGGCCGGGCTGCCCGTGCTCCAGCGCCTCCGGGACGCTGCAGCTGCCTGGGGCTCTCGTGTGGTGGCCTGGTGGTGTGAGCGTCACTGCTGCCCCTGGCCCCAGTTCCTCCTCAGTTTCCTGGGGTGCCTTTCAcatgtgctgggctcagagcagTCACACCCGTCCGTGGGACACACCAGCCTGGAGTCAGCACAGAGCCCTGAGTCCTGTCTCCCCGGCCGCCGCAGGGACATGCTGGTGTGGAAACCGTGAGGCAAACGTATTTGCTGACCGGCACGCTGCAGGTGCTGCCTCGGGCAGGAAGCCTCGCCGTGGCCGCCGGGGCCGTGATGCCGTGACCCACAGAGACGGTCGTGGTAAGTCCACACCTCCAGCATGGGCCCGGGGTGGATGCTGAGCTCCAGGGAACCCAGAGCTTCTCTCCCAGCACCTGCCACCCAGACAGGACTTCCCTCAATGGCCTGCGGCAGCAGCACCCTCTGGGCAAGCATATCTGGAATGGAGCCGCTGCGGCAGGTTCTGCAAAAGGCGAAAGCAGTTGCGCTGTACTGTTCGGGGCCCCTGTGGGCACTGAAGCATTTTGTCACCACAGGCTGGACAGATGCGGAGACCGAGTGCAGCCAGGAGGCTCCAGGTAGGACTCCTGGGTCTCTGGGCAGGGGCCCCAGGGAGAGCCCTCTGGGATGGTGCTGGCCCTGAAGTGTGTTGAAGGAGGCTGCTGCCACTGTGGGCAGTGGACAAGGAAAGGACAGAGGGCAAAGGCCCTAGGCCCCCTTGGACCCCTCTGCCTGGTGAGTGGGGAGCTCCCAGGCTTGTGTCCAGCCCAGTGTGAAAAGGAAGGAAGTCAGAGGCCCCCTCTCTGAGACTGAGGGCGCCTCCAGTTCTTGGGGGAGAGCCTGTGAGTTCAGAAGGCTTTGGCCACGGTCATCCTAGGTGGAGCCCCCTTTGCGGGTCTCATCAATCAAGGCCTCACCTGCTACCTCAACGCCCTCCTGCAGTGTCTCTTTCTGACGCCTGAATTCCGAGACAGGTGAGAGGCTGGGTGGCCTGAGGGCCTCTGGGCCAGGTCCCGGCAGGCCCCTGCGGACGAGGTAAGGACCCAGGCTTCCCCTGTGGCCACAGGATCCAGGAGAAGCCTTGGACCTCCGAGCCCGAGCAGGCTCTTGGCGAGATCTTCAGGCGGCTGCAGAGGCGGTGTGGACCTGTGCCAACGAGTGCCCTCACCACCTGCCTGGGTCTGCACAGTGAGTGGACGTTGGGAGGCACAGGGACAGGACACCAGGCAGAGGTGGAGCCCAGACCCTGAGATCCCATGAAGGGCTGTGTGTCCCCCTGAGGGGTCTGCACCACCCCTGACCTGGTGCCACTGGGGAGCAGCGTTCAGCGAAAGTTGGGAGAAGGCGGTTGCAAGATGGCCAGAGGCCTGCATGGGGCGGGTTCCAGGGGACAGTCAGGAGCAGAGAGGCTGACCCATGGGTGGGGCGGGCCCCTTTCCTGGACACCTCAGCATAGAGTCTGTGACTCACCTGCCCAAGAAGCATCCTGGGGCTTCGCACCGTTGGGAGGGGAGGAAGCGGGACCTCAGGGAGTCACCAATGTGATCCAAGTATGTGCTGGCCCAAGGAAGACGCTGCTGGGAGTGTCCAGAGAATAGGAGCCCTCTCAGTCACCCGGGGCTGGGACACTGCGGTCCATGAGCTGATGGTGGCAGCAATTGCCAAGTGTGGGGGGTGTTGTCAGGAGACTGGGGGTAGGGCTAAGGGACACTCGCTCCGTCAGCAGGAGGGACGTCCACCTTGTGCCAGGCTGGGTTTAGAGACTCTGCCAAGGAGAAATGTCCACACTCTAGAGGGTGGGTCAGAGGGAAGGGCCAGTGGCCAGGCTAtagctgggccccaccccaggccccatGGACAGCTGGGCAGTCAGTCTGTCATTCCAGGGCTGACTTAGAGGCTGGGCCTGAGGGTGCTCCACTGCCCAGCCAGGCTGTCCCTGTTGCTCTCCTGAAGTTGGCTCAGGGCCTATTTGCTGAAGGAATGAGTGAATCAGTGAATGGACAAAGGAGTGAACAAATACTGGAGCTTGACCTGGGGTCCCCTGGTCAGGAGGGAAGGGCCAGAGCAGGAGGGAAGGGCCAGAGCAGGAGGGGAGGGTCAGAGCAGGAGGGGAGGGTCAGAGCAAGAGGGGAGGGCCAGAGAAGAGGGGAGGGTCAGAGCAGGAGGGGAGGGCCAGAGAAGGAGGGGAGGACCAGGAGACAGCTTGGTGAATCCCAGCAGAGGCACTTGCTCTTAATAGGCCCCCGGCCAGGCAGCCTGGCAGATGCTTGCAAAGATGCGTGTGATAGAACCAGGACCAAAAAAGGAGAGGACATGGGGTCCGGGGTGGGTTCCAGGGTACAGCCAGCAGAGGAGGTAGCTGtgaggggaggggctgggccaCAGAAGGCTCTGGGGTGGTGGGAAGCAGCTGCGCTGACCTGGCTCCGTCTCCGCTCTGCAGGCTCCGTCCAGCAGGACGTGGCTGAGGTGTTTCTGCTTCTGCTCCAGCACCTGGGCCGGGATGAATTGCAGGAGGtaggcagtggggagggagggcggcAGCTGGACACCTGCCAGGGGATGCAGTGGGCAGGGTAGGGAGAGATTCGGAGGGCCGCTGGCCAGATCACAGCCAAGAGGGCACCAGGGCCACAGGTGTCTGCCTTGGAGTGCAGAGCGACAGGCAGGAGAGACCTGAGACGCTCTCAGGAGCATTCACTCAGGCCCCTCGCCCTCCCTGCTGAGGCCATGAGCATGTTGGTATTAAATCAGCAGGAGCAGGGCCTCTCCCATCGCAAGGCTTACTCAGTGGGGCTGGTGCTGCTCaggccctgggccctgggctcACTGGATCCTAGCACtgcaggcaggtgccaccatcaCCATTTTTTTCTAGTGGCCACAGGGAGGACAAAACTTGCCCCAGGCCACCACACTGAGGACCAGGCACACAGGTGGCAGCTGCAGAGAGCAGGCCCCATAGGGACAAACAGGGTGTATTCCCTGGAGGTAGCATCGCCTCCCTCCTCAACATCTAGATGAGCCCCATGAACGCACTCACCAGCCTAGGTATCAGTCACAACCAGACAACCAGGGCTGGCATTGCCATGCGAGAGGCCAAGATCTGGGCATCTCTACATCAATGTGCCtggaacagagcctggcacagacaGGGGCTCCAGACAGGTGGGCCAAAAGAATGAATGCATGATGGGCATTCAGAAATGCTTGGTGATCAAGCAAGCCTGGTTGAAGGAGGAGAATCTAACTTCCAGAATTACTACATTATTAGattcaaatgtccagttttcaacaacaacaaaatcacaacgcatacaaataaacagaaaactatgGCCTGATGGGGATCAGAAACCCGTGCACCAACCATAGCTGGATCAGCAGCCCTCCTCGCCAACCATGGCCAAGCCCAGGGCCGTGCCCCTGAAGCCCGTCCTGAGGCAGCCACCTTAGTCCATCCCCATGGGGGCAAACCCAGGCAGAGCTCTCCCTGCCCACTCCTTGCCCAGTCCTTGCCTCCAGGCTGCATTTCCCAAGCCCCTGCTCTGGGCTGGGGACAATGTGACCTCTAGGCTCCCTGATGGGACAGAAGTCCTGTGCCTTGGCACACGGGCAGTGCCCAGGCTTTGACCCCTTCCTTGGGACTCCTGTGGTATGTTCCCATTTAACTCAAGGCTCCTTGTGATTGGACCAAGCAGTGTGTTCATAAGACAGAAGGACCAAAGCTTGTGACAGCACAGATGGGCAGTGTCAAGGGGGCCTGAGGATAGGGAAGGTTTTGTGTGGCCTGCTACCCTGAAAACGGGGCCAGGTGCCAGAGGGTGTTTCCAGGACAGCACTCCTGACTGGCAGGGCCTGTCCAGACCTGTGGTCCCGCCCAGCTTGCCCCATCCTCTCACACAGGTGTTCCAGAGTGAGGTGGAGAAAATCATCCAGTGCTTGGTGTGCGGCCACGAGGAGCACATCCCATCGGGAGGCAGGATGCTGATCCTGCCCCTGGCTTCCCACACCCAGCTCTGTGGCTTGGAGGGGGCTGGGCAGAAACCTGGCAAGCCAGCCAATCCGTCTAGTGGAGTTTCCCAGGTACTGTGGTCCCAAGGTCGCCCTGCAAGGTAGTGTTCCTGAAATGCCAGGGCTAAGGGCCCATCATGCATTCATTCTTTTGGCCCACCTGTCTGGAGCCCCtgtctgtgccaggctctgttccaGGCACATTGATGTAGAGATGCCCAGATCTTGGCCTCTCGCATGGCAATGCCAGCCCTGGTTGTCTGGTTGTGACTGATACCTAGGCTGGTGAGTGCGTTCATGGGGCTCATCTAGATGTTGAGGGCCACTGGCCCCTGCCCTCTGGTAACAATGGCCAGGCAAGGGAGCTGGCAAGTGCCGGGGAGCCAAGAGTCACAGAGGAAAATGGCCTCtatgtggggtgtggggtgggggtggggcagggtaaGGGGTGTGAGCCATCTCCAATGATAGGTAAGGTCATATGGGTCAGGTGTCCACTCTTCCTTTAGTTCTTTCAGCGTCTTTAAGATAGAGTTTTAAAGTATTTATCTGGTAGATCTGTCATCAGGTCTTTGGCAGGGACAgcttctgttgatttttttcgCTTTGAATAGGCcatagttttctgtttatttgtatgcgttgtgattttgttgttgttgaaaactggacatttgaatCTAATAATGTAGTAATTCTGGAAGTTAGATTCTCCTCCTTCAACCAGGCTTgctgtttttcttattgtttttgtttattttttttttttttgcagtctgTCTCTATGCTGAGGAACAGCCTGAGGTGTAAACTTCAGGTCTGTCCAGAGCCTGTGCCTTTCCCATGCACACTCACTTTCTAGTTTTCCTCTTACATGCAGTTGTTTTTCAATGCCCTGATCTTTAATATCTGGCTcccaaaaggggaaaaagaggaaaatgaaagggGGAAGAGCTGGCCCTTTAAATCCCCCAAAAGTCACTTCAACCAGTTGGGGAGGGGCTTGCAAGAAGGGGGAGAGGTGCAACCACAGTGGCCACATACTTTTCTGTTTGCACCTCCTTGATCAGAATGAACAGCAATGGACGATCCTTCAAGTTTGGAGGACAGGGCCCTTACTGCCCACCCTGTGTCTGGCAAGCTCCAGGTTGCTCTAGAGGAGCACAGGCACACTTGCTGCCCCAGGGCTGAGGATGAGGGATGGGTAGGTGCTACTGGCTAAGAGCTGGAGTTGTTCGAAATTAACCATAATTTCCATCTGAGCCTTCCCCTGGAAGTTGCAAACCTTTGATATACTCCAGAGTTCCAAACAGTCACCCAGGGCAGATTCTGCGGTGAGGTGTCCGGGAGGGCAGTTGGCCTCTGGATGCTTTCCGCTCTCCCGTTCTCCCAGAAGCTCTCAATGTGGACTCGTGTTGGAGCTAGAATTTCTCCCAGGCATCGTCAGGTCAAGCAATGTTCATTAgctgcttttatttcttatttcacaaCTACATTGTTCCTGTCCCATATTTCATCAAGTTACCCATTTTTCCTATGGATTTATCAGATACTTCTTTATAACATGGAAAATGACTCTTTGTTACCATTTTCCCTATTCTGTCATAAAGGAGGAAGTGTAATCATTAGCAAAAGGTAGCATATTCAATAAACAACATTGGGACAGTCATTTATTACTTGGAGAAAAACTAAGTTAGACGCTCACTTCACACCATGTATCAAAAGGAAATCCAGCTGGATTAAAGTATGAGATAGATATGCAAAGAAGggaagaaatcacaaagaaagttAACAGGAGAGAAGCAATGAAAATATACTTGTTCTCAGAATGGGAAAAGAGCATTAACAAAAGCAATAGCATCAATTGATATATTTGACAATGTAAAAGTAAGATCACGTTGTACTCCCTGCCCTGAGAAGGGCTGGCGTGGGCAGTGGGATAGGGGTCTGTAGGGTCCAGCCCCACAGGGTTGGAGGGATTTTCTCCCCGTGTGTGGAGACGAGAGATTGTAGGAATAAAGACGCAAGACaaaaaagacagctgggcccaggggaccactaTCACCAAGAGCGGAGACCGATAGTGGCCCCGAATGCGAGGCCGCTCTGATATTTACTGGATACAAGAcaaaggggcagggtaaggagtgaGAGCCATCTCCAGTGATAGGTAAGGTCATGTGGGTCATGTGTCCActggacagggggcccttccctgcctggcagccgaggcagagagaaagagaggagagagagagagacacttaCGCCGTTATTTCTGCATATCAGAGACTCttagtactttcactaatttGCTACTGTTATCTCAACGGCAGAGCTGGGCGTACAGGATGGAACATGAAGGCGGTCTAGGagcgtgaccactgaagcacagcatcacagggagatgGTTAGGCCTCCAGATAACTGCAGGTGGGCCTGACTGATGTCAGACCCTCCACAAGAGGTGGTGGAGTAGAGGCTTCTCTAAACTCCTCCagggaaagggagactccctttctCAGTCTGCTAAGCAGTGGGTATTTTCCCTTGACACTGATGCTACCGTAGACCATGGTCCACTTGGCAACGGATGTCTTCCGAGACGCTGGCgttaccgctagaccaaggagcACTCTGGTGGCCCTGCCCAGTCATAACAGAAGGCTCACACTCCTGTCTTCTGGTTATTTCTCACTATGTTCCCTCAGCTCCTATCTCTctatggcctggtttttcctaggttataatTGTGAGCaaagattattataatattggagtAAAGAGTAATTGCTGCAAACTTATGATTAATGATATTCACATATAATCATATCTATTATCTATATCTAGTatgactattcttattttatatattttattacactgGAACAGCTCGTGCCCTCGATCCCTTGCCTCggcacctgggtggcttgccACCCACAGGGGTCTGGTgaccccacctcccaggccctGCCTGGGCTGAGGCCCTCCCTTCCCCCTGCTGAGCAAGTTTCTTCTCAGTCCCAGAACGCTCAAACGGTTCTTCTCAGTCCCAGAACCCTGGAACAGTCTTTGAAACTCTGACCAAATGCCAGTGGGAGGTGGCTCAGGGTGTGGGTGACTGAACCTTGGACACAGCCGCAGGTCTCACCTCCAGGACCGCAGAGGCAGCCTTGTTCCAGCCCCACACTTTGGACTCTGGATCTGCACAGGCCTGCATGCAGTTGCAGGCATTTGATGGGCAGGGCAGGGTCCCGGGATCCACCCATCGCTGGGGAGGGGGCTCCAGAGAGGACTGGGGAGGCCCCCACTGAGCCAAGCCCAGTGTCCCTGCCCTCCCAGCATCCACCAGCCTGGGAGGAAGGCAGCTCCTGCCAAGTCCCTGTCTTGGCTGTAGCCTGAAATCCACCCTAGAGCAAGACATAGGCAGTggaaaagaagagggaggaaagggtCTGGGGACCTGGGCGTCCACCTGTGTTATGGCAGATTCCCCAGAGACTCAgcctcttcatttcttcttctataGGACACAGAGGTGCTGAGTTTCTCTCTAATCCAGAAATTTGATGATGAAGACAATCGGTTCTTCTGTGAGCCCTGTAATGCCAAGACCCCCGCCTCTGAGGTAGGGGCCCAGTCTGGGCTGCTTCCCTCACTGTGGTGTGGGAGCAGGACATCAGAGGGACGGGAACCTCTGGGGACAATGCAGGGAGGTAGGGGCCCAGTCTGGGTTGCTTCCCTCACTGTGGTGTGGGAGCGGGACATCAGAGGGACGGGAACCTCTGGGGACAATGCAGACACTGTTGTCCCTCTGGCTCAAAAGAGCTTCCCAGGGGCAGGGGTCAGCAGGTGCACAGAACTTAAGACAGGGTAACAGGGCTTCTTAAGCATTTGTGGAAtggagaggaaaagaggggagggaaggaggtaagagagagggagggaaggatggaaggacgaagggagaaaaagaggcaggagggaaagagacaagaagggaggaaagtggagggaaagaggaagaaggaagggaaggagggacagaaacagagaaggaggaaaaagggaaGTGAGGGGAAAAGGACagagagtgaggaaggaaggcaggagaggagggagagaaggagaaaaagggagagcatcaggacctGGGTTAGGAGACAGACTCAGAGAGCAGAAAACCTAAAGGACCCGCGTGTCTGTGGGATGGAGGATAAAACAAGAACAGCTTTTCCAAGTGCATATCCCAGCCTGAGAAAATGACTTGAGAAATatcccttttctattttttgaaataataggTATAAAATTAGAGTCATTTCTTCCTTTAGTTATTGCTAAACTTTGCAAAGGAGGCCTCCTGGGTCTCGGGGTTGTCTGTTGTCTTCGTGGGAAGGTTTTGCTGACTGTTAGTGCCAGATCCAACTTTCTGATAAATAACtatgtacctgtgtgtgtatggaaGGATGcccgtatatatatatatatatgtcctacTGCTATTCAAGCCTCTTATTTCTTCTCGTCATGGCTTCAGCTGCTTCCCTCAAGGTTTGATTTATAAGATTTTCATAACTGTTcacttcaaaatatttctattacATGTTATCTTTGACTTGtgggttatttagaaatatatttgctTCTTTCCAAACATGTGGGAATCTTCTAATTATCTGTTTGGTGTAGGTTTCTGACAGtgtgccagaaaaaaataattctggacTCTTTGGGCACAAATGTGAAAAAATCgtactcagaaaaaaactgactgatggccattttttaaaaacttgtcgAGACCTGTGAGAGACGCGCACACGGCTACGGTCAGCTTTCACAGTCGTTTCACGTGCAAAGGAAAAACTCCTGCCGTCTTGGGGTGTACCGTCCTCTGCATCCTTTGGGGCAAGCTTGCTCAGTGTGTGGCCATCACCTTATGGatttgttttgctctgttgttCTTTCAGTTATGCAGAAAGTTACGTGAAGTCGTCCCAGTAGAACTGTGGATCAGCACAGAGGTCCTTGTGCCTCTGTCCATTTTTGCTGTACACATTTTTGAAGCTATGTTATTGGGTGGATAGACATTTAGAATTGTTGTCTTCCCGGGAAATTGACCTATTTAATATTTCGAAATGTCTACTTTTGGCTAAGCTTTTGCCTTAAAATCTTCTTAGTCTGATCTTAGCAGACCTGCCGCGGCCTTCTTTCGGTTGTGGTTTCCCTGGTCTGTCTTTTTCTACCCTGTCACTTTTGACCTTTCTGGATTCTAGTGGATTGGATTCTAGTGTACGCTTCCTCTAAACTGCATGCCCTTGACTTTCAAAATGACCTCTGACCATGTGTGTCACTGAGTTAGCGATGTGACTTCTACCTTCCTTATGCCTGTGTTAAATCTGCCGTCTCATGAAGCACCTTCTGTGTGCCCCGCCTGCCTTGTGAGCTTCTCTCCTTTCTGGCATCCTCCATGTCAAAGAATGGTTTGGATTATTTCATTATCCAGAAGACCAGGACAAAAGCTGGACACCATCCCCATCTGTGTCAACCTGCATGTTTGTGTGGTGTTGACCTGCGTGTTTGTGTTGTGTTGACCTGCGTGTTTGTGTGGTGTCGACCTGCGTGTTTGTGTTGTGTTGACCTGCGTGTTTGTGTTGTGTCGACCTGCATGTTTGTGTCCTGCTGTTTCAGCTCCGTGGGCTAATGTTAGCTGGTTCTTTCGCCACTTCTCCAACGTGCAGGAACTTTGTATTCACCTCTCTCCATTTCCATGGCACTGCGTGTCCTTATTGTGGGCTCTAattctctatttattttacaTGCGCAAGGCATTTCTATTGCTCTCTACAGCTAGCATTTATCTTTATTTGCTCATTTGCATTTTTGGTTGTTCTTTCTTCCTGCAATCTTTGTTTGGATTCTTTTCACCCTGTAGAACCTCCTTTGGtgcagactgttttccacacagGTGCTAAGTCTTGATCCTTCCAGTAAATGGGGGGGTCTGTGGTGTCCGGCTTCTGTCCTGGTCGTCTGGAGGTTGGTATGGTGTCCGGCTTCTGTCCTGGTCGTCTGGAGGTGGGTATGGTGTCCGGCTTCTGTCCTGGTCGTCTGGAGGTGGGTATGGTGTCCGGCTTCTGTCCTGGTCGTCTGGAGGTGGGTATGGTGTCCGGCTTCTGTCCTGGTCGTCTGGAGGTGGGTATGGTGTCCGGCTTCTGTCCTGGTCGTCTGGAGGTGGCTTGCTTCCAATTGTCAAACTTTCCCAAAAGACATTCTTCTCCCTTAGAGCACAGACAGGAATCTTCAGCAAGTGCCAAGTGCCCACTCATGTCCATGGAGCTTGACAATGACCAGGAAGCTGCCCCCTGGTCCTTGCTCACTCCTAGTCTTATCAGCTTGACCTTCCCACTAAAGGTTCAAGGCAGGGTTGTGCTGCAGACAAGGCTGTCCCTGGACACACAGGCACGGGCTACAGTCGTCCGCCTTCCCAGGGCCCTGGGCTTCAAGACTGCCCACTTAGAGCAGGCACCACAGAACTGGGAGGTAGATGGTCATGTTTTGTGATATTCTCTGTGCTTTTTAAACCAGAAGCAGTGCAGATGAACCTTGACTGAGGAAATGTGGGAGGCAGCTGGGGGCAGGTGGCTGGAAGGCTCTTCCAGAGCCAGTGGGGTGTGCaactccctgcccccacctctctccttccttaGGAGACACGCTTCCTGCGGCTCCCGAAGGTCCTGATTCTGCAAGTCAGGGAGCTGACATTTGAAAACGGGAGGTTTCACAAAATTCAGAAGCCTATCAACATTGCCCAGGTGCTGAAACTGCACACCAGCCCCAGAGAACTGACGTTGCCTAAGTGTAAAGCTTCCCACAGTGGCACACTCACCCCCAACCCGGTGAGTGCCCAGCCTTGGAGAGGGGGAGCCGCAGTGTGGGGCATCATGCCCGCAGCCTGCAGGGACAGTCACATTTCCGGTCAGCGTGTCCTGCCTGCCTGTCCCTTCATGACAGGAACAACCGCAGGACAGGCAGGGTGGGCTGGCGCGGGGGGacggaggccatcctggctatgGGAAACCTGTCTGCTGGTGTGATTAAGAAGAGCTGCCCACATCGCGTGATGGAAGGCGGGGCAGTGATGGGGTCCAAAGGGCTTGGGAGGGGGCCCCGGCAGCTGGGGGCAGGAGGTGTGCGGGGCAGCTGCCCGTTGGCGGGGCGGCCTGCGTGCTGGGCTTTCAGGACAGGCCTTCATGGAGGATGTCCTCTCCATGAGCCCCTTGAGATGCTCAGTTCCTTCCAAGCTGACCCGGAGCCAGTGCAGGCTGAGGCGCAATGTTTGGGCTTTCCCCAGAGTGGCTGTGTAAGCAAGCCAGGAAGTGCTTCATTCTCAGATGGGGGCCGGGGATTCCCATGGCCTCCTGAGGGGACGGGAAGCCAGGTGTGGGATGGCGCTTTCCAGGGAAAACCCGGAGCTTTAGGTTTTCAGAGCTAGGGAGTGGTGGAGGGAGCTGTGCCCCAGCCCACCCCAGCTGGGAGGCAGACTCTGGTCCTGTACAGCCCCGTTGCTCTTGGAAGCTGAGCTCTGGGCCCCGAGGCTGGCCTGCAGCTGTGACACTGAGGGGTGGCAGGGTGGGGTCCATACTCCTGCCCCCAGAGCACAGTCACAGCTAGCAGGGCCTCCCCCATTGCCCTGGAACTCAGTCCCACACACGCCTGCCCACGCACACCCCCACCCTCTGAAGCCCCAATCGCCCTACAGGAGCAGAGGGTCTACCACCTCTACGCCATGTGCTGCCACTCGGGAGACTGCAGCGGGGGCCACTACACAGCCCTGGCCCAGCCCCCCGGCAGGGCGGAGTGGTTCCGCTTCAATGACCAGCAGGTGCACTGTGTGAGTCCCGCCCGTCCTGCGCCCCGGGGTCGGCCACCAACGGGCATGTTTAGGGAGCCAGCGGTTCTCTGGGGCCTCCGGTGTGCTGTCTGTAATAAGGAAACAAAGGGACCCCTGAGCTGGTGCTTAATGTCGCTTCACTATTGTTATCGGAAGTTCTGGGAACCTTTTTCTCCCCTCAGGTTTAACTTCTGTAGCAAAATGTTATGGTTTCTTAATTTCTGAAAGTAATGTGTgcctttgtttaaaaagaaagtataataaGAAAGGAGAATTTTAACAGCACAAAAAAAGCTATTGCAGAGACAAGAACATGGGTGAGGGCTGTTGGACACAGTGAAGCTGAATGGGGAGAGGAGATGCGGGTGCAGGGGTGGGTGAGGcgggaggaggctgagacaggaggagggtgggaggggggaaggaagCCGGAGAGGGTGGTGGCCCTGGGGAGGGCAGGCTGGGAGGGCTGCTGCAGGCCACCGTGGCAGGAGGGCAGCGTGGCCACCAGGGACGCTAGCGAGCATTGCAGTAGGCAGGTAAAGGTGGTCGGACCAGTGAAGGGCATGTCCGAGTGGAGGGCAGTGACTCTCAGGGTGACCCCGCTGAGggccaggctgaggtgggagggcgtGGGGATGGGTGGCAGGGCAGCATCCTCAAGGCCCCACCTTCCCACTCTAGGTGGGGCCGGAATTTCCTCTGCACCACACGTTCAGGTAGGCTGCTGGGCCCTCCTGGGGCGGGGTGGGACCCTGTCCTGCGTGATGACCCCAGGGCCCTGTTGTGGAGGCGGCGCCCGCTGAGCGCAGCTGACCTTTCACCCGGGGAGGGAGTGGGACAGGCGGGGCACCCTTCCCTGAGAGGGTTACTGTCGTGGGGTCAGGTTTGACCCATGGCCTGGACCCAGACCCCTCACAGGGCTGTACCCCCAACCCGAGCTCACACCACACCCCTGTGGGAGGAAGGTCTGTGCCTTCTGCTCCCTCTTATCTGTGTGGCAAGGGCCCCACG encodes the following:
- the LOC141408250 gene encoding ubiquitin carboxyl-terminal hydrolase 47-like isoform X38, with protein sequence MNRFRSPGTCWCGNREANVFADRHAAGAASGRKPRRGRRGRDAVTHRDGRGWTDAETECSQEAPGGAPFAGLINQGLTCYLNALLQCLFLTPEFRDRIQEKPWTSEPEQALGEIFRRLQRRCGPVPTSALTTCLGLHSSVQQDVAEVFLLLLQHLGRDELQEVFQSEVEKIIQCLVCGHEEHIPSGGRMLILPLASHTQLCGLEGAGQKPGKPANPSSGVSQDTEVLSFSLIQKFDDEDNRFFCEPCNAKTPASEETRFLRLPKVLILQVRELTFENGRFHKIQKPINIAQVLKLHTSPRELTLPKCKASHSGTLTPNPEQRVYHLYAMCCHSGDCSGGHYTALAQPPGRAEWFRFNDQQVHCVGPEFPLHHTFRSETPYLLLYRCQDTEDRQEPEAPGPDNGDMRTMTDVAAPKEKVPCPGVEGETLKTDSATVCWGGHSQSLSPLQDDEPICHRQSPAKKYRCRTQAPAWRKVSGRTPRHPFQSIPQAAQVLPTAMQPHLHQHSMVSYPPGKTYTRIVNKNL
- the LOC141408250 gene encoding uncharacterized protein isoform X29 produces the protein MNRFRSPGTCWCGNREANVFADRHAAGAASGRKPRRGRRGRDAVTHRDGRGWTDAETECSQEAPGGAPFAGLINQGLTCYLNALLQCLFLTPEFRDRIQEKPWTSEPEQALGEIFRRLQRRCGPVPTSALTTCLGLHSSVQQDVAEVFLLLLQHLGRDELQEVFQSEVEKIIQCLVCGHEEHIPSGGRMLILPLASHTQLCGLEGAGQKPGKPANPSSGVSQDTEVLSFSLIQKFDDEDNRFFCEPCNAKTPASEETRFLRLPKVLILQVRELTFENGRFHKIQKPINIAQVLKLHTSPRELTLPKCKASHSGTLTPNPEQRVYHLYAMCCHSGDCSGGHYTALAQPPGRAEWFRFNDQQVHCVGPEFPLHHTFRSETPYLLLYRCQDTEDRCVPVWSPGWQEPEAPGPDNGDMRTMTDVAAPKEKVPCPGVEGETLKTDSATVCWGGHSQSLSPLQDDEPICHRQSPAKKYRRDMEPGLGDRGRASEHVDEEGPKAPPPGEQGEARGLPCGPQCSPEEELPAMGMRSSVAEDQALSHPVQGPAQPGKTPSCFGEAAATYVSSPSLTSLSGPHHWLTPSPSHFPRSVSSTHYPASLDIAFGDPCSPQGGRPPILKLSRASPRPDSHPGSSSPAELEAEQGVLGGEAGQSRVGSPGLSSHALSTVHMRMEPTFSKQLQTDSGHEDRKISADQENSQDEGWTMRRDRPASEGSEFQGTGWP